A part of Mycteria americana isolate JAX WOST 10 ecotype Jacksonville Zoo and Gardens chromosome 28, USCA_MyAme_1.0, whole genome shotgun sequence genomic DNA contains:
- the BRME1 gene encoding break repair meiotic recombinase recruitment factor 1 has protein sequence MGKRKNEQPPGGDGKCHVPKTKQSFQEDSEVTGDNSLDVTGPAQTGDADGTPKPAAGGVEDRGETTRGSPGSAATNTPRSENGDREAAAPEQSQAGERVPGLLSQEEKDTGIGGGGKSPEAAAPGAASQPESPQRANSAVHETAEDQPVATVEQNGSAGEEPDAKTPTHHGTGNIGDHPEHGSAVPVRGEGAAGREIALPADTPGRSTGSSVPAEVPDPHREGGVNGSEPGERRGDADQSQEPPRPSVVNAEENESGTVSERAAGGEHRENASGERPRATGTNDAVKNVAESWCSPASGIVSAEVSGVCAPSADPKAEEGTAEPESAGAAGTVGPVSLPQGGNASPWKVSGEADAGRKEARGGGTPSAGTSSVPDPAVPAGGNPAGEGEGEGLAEEQGTQARRGTEHAVSAPRTHTQPPARSGDLPRGGGTAESAPTVTAMPGPAPTGTAQPPAAGTGSAVGADPQDETRLAGEPLSPQPELRGAQPLPAADRRDSAVPACELRAAAGRSHAEEVPPLTEGNGPAQPRPRGEEPEGLRPPAGPEDATDVVCGLILELSNLNRLAMSAHRGLEALRRPKPRRSRRPGPVPPHGGRRWKET, from the exons ATGGGCAAACGGAAGAACGAGCAGCCGCCAG gaggAGACGGTAAATGCCACGTTCCCAAAACTAAACAAAGTTTTCAGGAAGATTCAGAGGTGACAGGAGACAACAGCTTAGACGTGACCGGACCAGCTCAGACCGGTGATGCCGATGGAACACCGAAGCCGGCTGCAGGAGGGGTGGAGGATCGGGGAGAGACGacccgcggcagccccggcagcgccgcgacAAACACACCGAGGAG CGAGAATGGCGACAGGGAGGCGGCTGCTCCGGAGCAAAGCCAGGCGGGGGAGCGCGTCCCCGGCCTCTTATCACAG gaagaaaaagacacgGGCATTGGCGGAGGCGGCAAGTCACCGGAGGCTGCTGCCCCGGGAGCAGCGTCTCAGCCAGAGTCACCCCAACGGGCAAATTCGGCGGTGCATGAGACAGCAGAGGATCAGCCGGTGGCAACCGTGGAGCAGAACGGAAGTGCCGGTGAAGAGCCGGACGCCAAAACCCCAACTCACCACGGAACGGGCAATATCGGTGACCATCCCGAGCACGGCTCTGCTGTGCCAGTGCGAGGAGAGGGGGCGGCCGGCAGAGAGATCGCTCTCCCTGCGGATACTCCAGGCCGGAGCACCGGCAGCAGCGTGCCGGCAGAGGTGCCTGACCCTCACCGTGAAGGGGGAGTTAACGGCAGCGAGCCGGGTGAGCGCCGAGGTGATGCCGATCAAAGCCAGGAACCACCGCGCCCGTCTGTTGTAAACGCCGAAGAAAACGAATCCGGCACCGTATCTGAGAGGGCGGCTGGAGGAGAACACCGGGAAAACGCGAGCGGGGAACGACCACGGGCAACCGGTACGAACGATGCGGTGAAGAACGTGGCCGAATCCTGGTGCAGCCCAGCCAGCGGCATCGTTTCCGCGGAGGTTTCGGGGGTCTGCGCCCCGTCTGCAGACCCGAAGGCGGAGGAAGGCACTGCCGAACCGGAGAGCGCGGGCGCTGCCGGCACTGTCGGTCCGGTGAGCCTGCCCCAGGGCGGGAACGCTTCCCCGTGGAAAGTGTCGGGAGAAGCCGATGCGGGCCGGAAAGaggccagaggaggaggaacCCCCTCTGCCGGGACCAGCTCGGTGCCGGATCCGGCCGTCCCCGCTGGCGGGAATCCCGCAGGCGAGGGGGAAGGCGAAGGTCTGGCGGAGGAACAGGGCACGCAGGCGAGACGCGGCACGGAGCACGCGGTGAGTGCGCCGAGGACGCACACGCAGCCCCCGGCTCGCTCCGGCGACCTCCCGCGTGGTGGAGGAACCGCAGAGAGTGCGCCCACCGTTACGGCGATGCCGGGGCCGGCTCCCACGGGCACTGCACAACCCCCTGCCGCAGGCACCGGTTCGGCTGTCGGCGCAGACCCCCAGGACGAGACCCGTTTGGCCGGGGAGCCGCTCTCCCCGCAGCCAGAGCTGCGCGGTGCCCAG CCGCTCCCTGCCGCCGACCGGCGCGACTCTGCGGTGCCGGCGTGCGAGCTGCGTGCCGCAGCGGGACGGAGCCACGCCGAAGAGGTGCCGCCGCTCACCGAGGGAAACGGCCCGGCTCAGCCGCGGCCCAG GGGCGAGGAGCCGGAGGGGctgcgcccgcccgccggcccggaGGACGCGACCGACGTCGTCTGCGGCCTGATCCTGGAGCTCTCCAACCTCAA ccgcctGGCGATGAGCGCGCACCGGGGCCTGGAGGCGCTGAGGAGGCCGAAGCCGCGGCGGAGCAGGCGGCCGGGGCCGGTCCCCCCGCACggcgggaggaggtggaaggagacGTAG
- the NANOS3 gene encoding nanos homolog 3 isoform X1, whose product MSLFSPPRWAPAFPAAGGAAGALGGAGAWPLPCRADKVPILRFSGTFFLRSFFPPSRGPAVVGGTTSPLTSLRANGRHGEHRHGAAPAARRAPVCRHRQRLGPGTGRTGSTGPQSPFGGAGGRGTPLGGKTPFPLFYWHGRPVPAALGFRLGGDADGTPRLWFVMNKRWPPSPRRSVGSAVAAPVKTTAVLGRFGLFRWCSLPSRWFRPSWPRHAGTGTPPVRTPWCHHTLAGISPRRGRGHRAGWGRGRWLRGPFPGRILAACLPPINPVPGRCRRGADAEAPENIQRCRGSLRLARLRLPRRPREAPLFSEDETPGRRFPPRPGSPVPLPSWSSQAASSRRRFGGRRWQKPRQDTSENGFASTPVPGLLVVGFSSGFWVGLLVLIRPGGCPRAAPALAVAAVRGGRAGVRGSPAAAPALAGHAGLFFKRYFTCYA is encoded by the exons ATGTCCTTATTTTCCCCGCCGCGTTGGGCTCCGGCATTCCCCGCCGCCGGTGGAGCCGCCGGTGCcctcggcggggcgggagcgTGGCCGTTGCCGTGCCGGGCAGACAAAGTGCCCATTCTTCGCTTTTCCGGGACATTTTTTTTGcgttcttttttccctccttcgcGGGGCCCCGCGGTCGTTGGCGGCACGACTTCGCCCCTGACGTCACTGCGAGCCAATGGGAGGCACGGCGAGCACCGGcacggcgcggccccggccgctcGCCGAGCTCCCGTctgccggcaccggcagcggctcGGCCCCGGGACGGGGCGGACGGGCAGCACCGGGCCGCAAAGCCCcttcggcggggccggggggcgcggcACTCCTTTGGGGGGGAAAACCCCGTTTCCGTTATTCTACTGGCACGGTCGCCCCGTCCCCGCGGCTCTGGGGTTCCGGCTGGGCGGTGACGCCGACGGCACACCGCGGCTCTGGTTCGTGATGAATAAACGAtggcccccctcgccccggcgcTCGGTGGGTTCGGCCGTGGCTGCGCCGGTGAAAACCACCGCGGTTTTGGGGCGATTCGGCCTCTTTCGCTGGTGCTCGCTCCCGTCCCGGTGGTTCCGTCCCTCGTGGCCACGTCACGCTGGCACGGGGACGCCGCCGGTGCGGACGCCGTGGTGCCACCACACGCTGGCAGGTATTTCACCGCGCCGGGGGCGAGGGCACCGTGCCGGTTGGGGCCGAGGCCGGTGGCTGCGGGGACCCTTCCCAGGCCGGATCCTCGCCGCGTGCCTGCCGCCGATAAACCCCGTGCCGGGCAGATGCCGACGCGGAGCCGACGCGGAGGCTCCGGAGAACATTCAACGCTGTCG GGGGTCGCTCCGGTTAGCCCGGCTCCGGCTGCCACGTCGCCCCCGGGAAGCTCCGCTCTTCTCCGAGGATGAAACGCCGGGACGGCGCTTCCCGCCAAGACCAGGCTCCCCagtccctctccccagctggtCAAGCCAGGCGGCATCATCCCGGCGGCGGTTTGGTGGTCGCCGCTGGCAGAAGCCGCGACAAGACACCAGCGAAAACGGTTTTGCCAGCACCCCCGTGCCGGGGCTGTTGGTGGTTGGGTTCAGTTctggtttttgggttggtttgttggttttgattCGTCCCGGTGGGTGCCCGAGGGCAGCGCCGGCTCTGGCTGTTGCCGCAGTCcgagggggccgggccggcgtTCGCGGCTCGCCCGCGGCCGCTCCGGCGCTTGCCGGACACGCCGGTTTGTTCTTTAAACGTTATTTCACGTGTTACGCGTAG
- the NANOS3 gene encoding nanos homolog 3 isoform X2: protein MEHGPAFDMWRDYLGLAAVLAALPRERGDAGEAAAADAPDSASASPGKSLCAFCKHNGEAKHVYSGHSLRDAGGRVQCPVLRSYVCPQCGATQDRAHTKRFCPLTRRGYTSVYSRSARNSAGKRAAGGQAAPGTAKK from the coding sequence ATGGAGCACGGCCCCGCGTTCGACATGTGGAGGGACTACCTGGGGCTGGCCGCCGTGCTGGCCGCGCTGCCGCGGGAGCGCGGGGACGCCGGCGAAGCGGCGGCTGCCGACGCGCCGGATTCGGCGTCGGCATCCCCCGGCAAGTCCCTCTGCGCCTTCTGCAAGCACAACGGGGAGGCGAAGCACGTCTACAGCGGGCACAGCCTGCGGGACGCGGGGGGCCGGGTGCAGTGCCCCGTCCTGCGCAGCTACGTCTGCCCGCAGTGCGGGGCCACGCAGGATCGGGCCCACACCAAGCGCTTCTGCCCCCTCACCCGCCGCGGCTACACCTCCGTCTACAGCCGCTCGGCACGCAACTCGGCCGGcaagcgggcggcgggcggccagGCCGCACCGGGCACCGCCAAGAAGTAG
- the C28H19orf53 gene encoding leydig cell tumor 10 kDa protein homolog, with protein MAQGRPKAAAKRPGRAAAAAGTPARGARGPRKGGRTIAPKKLRVIQQQKLKKRLEVGIRMKIEREAVQRAGAGLPKKLAVVAAPPPATAPRKGKAKKGRG; from the exons ATGGCCCAGGGCAGGCCCAAGGCGGCGGCCAagcggcccggccgggcggcggcggcggcggggaccccggcccggggggcgcgggggccgcggaAGGGAG GCCGGACCATCGCCCCCAAGAAGCTCCGCGTGatccagcagcagaagctgaagaag CGCCTGGAGGTGGGCATCCGGATGAAGATCGAGCGGGAGGCGGTGCAGCGGGCGGGCGCCGGCCTCCCCAAGAAGCTGGCGGTGgtcgccgcgcccccccccgccaccgccccccggaAGGGCAAAGCCAAGAagggccggggctga
- the MRI1 gene encoding methylthioribose-1-phosphate isomerase isoform X2, giving the protein MSLEAIRYRRGSLSILNQLLLPEQLRYEPVDGVERAWEAIRAMEVRGAPAIALVGCLSLALELAAGAGPAGDVAALEAFVGERLRFLLTARPTAVNLGCEGQRLRDFVRRQAQSPGVTAEGLRESIIEHIEGLLEKDREDNRRIGAHGARHILQRVPEGGVTLLTHCNTGTLATAGYGTALGIVRALHGQGRLARVFCTETRPYNQGGRLTALELLHERVPATLIADSAAAAAMRDRGVQAVVVGADRVAANGDTANKIGTYQLAVAARHHGVPFYVAAPSSSCDPALPGGADIPIEERPGRELTHLQGLCLAAPGIDVWNPAFDVTPHDLITGGIVTEHGVFAPGELRQALGARGAAGGQ; this is encoded by the exons ATGAGCCTGGAAGCCATCCGGTACCGCCGCGGCTCCCTCTCCATCCTCAACCAGCTCCTGCTGCCGGAGCAGCTCCGCTATGAGCCCGTGGACGGCGTGGAGCGCGCCTGGGAGGCCATCCGCGCCATGGAG gtgcggggagccccggccATCGCCCTGGTGGGGTGCCTGAGCCTGGCGCTGGAGCTggcggccggcgcggggccggcgggggacgTGGCGGCGCTGGAGGCCTTCGTGGGCGAGCGGCTGCGGTTCCTGCTGACGGCGCGGCCCACCGCCGTCAACCTGGGCTGCGAGGGCCAGCGGCTGCGGGACTTCGTGCGCCGGCAGGCCCAGAGCCCCGGCGTCAccgcggaggggctgcgggagag catcatCGAGCACATCGAGGGGCTGCTGGAGAAGGACCGGGAGGACAACCGGCGCATCGGGGCGCACGGGGCCCGGCACATCCTCCAGCGCGTCCCCGAGGGCGGCGTCACCCTCCTCACCCACTGCAACACCGGCACCCTGGCCACCGCCGGCTACGGCACCGCCCTGG gcatCGTGCGGGCGCTGCACGGGCAGGGCCGGCTGGCGCGGGTGTTCTGCACCGAGACCCGGCCCTACAACCAGGGCGGGCGGCTGACGGCCCTCGAGCTGCTGCACGAGCGCGTCCCCGCCACCCTCATCGCCgacagcgccgccgccgccgccatgcgGGACCGCGGCGTCCAGG ccGTGGTGGTGGGAGCCGACCGGGTGGCCGCCAACGGGGACACGGCCAACAAGATCGGCACCTACCAGCTGGCGGTGGCGGCGCGGCACCACGGCGTCCCCTTCTACGTGGCggcccccagctcctcctgcgacccggccctgcccggcggcgcCGACATCCCCATCgaggagcggccgggccgggagctCACCCACCTGCAGGGGCTGTGCCTGGCCGCGCCCG GTATCGACGTGTGGAACCCGGCCTTCGACGTCACGCCCCATGACCTCATCACGGGCGGCATCGTCACCGAGCACGGGGTCTTCGCCCCCGGGGAGCTGCGCCAGGCGCTGGGGGCGCGCGGCGCCGCGGGGGGGCAGTAA
- the MRI1 gene encoding methylthioribose-1-phosphate isomerase isoform X1 gives MSLEAIRYRRGSLSILNQLLLPEQLRYEPVDGVERAWEAIRAMEVSGGPGHPEGGPEPPRGRPPSRLRRPQVRGAPAIALVGCLSLALELAAGAGPAGDVAALEAFVGERLRFLLTARPTAVNLGCEGQRLRDFVRRQAQSPGVTAEGLRESIIEHIEGLLEKDREDNRRIGAHGARHILQRVPEGGVTLLTHCNTGTLATAGYGTALGIVRALHGQGRLARVFCTETRPYNQGGRLTALELLHERVPATLIADSAAAAAMRDRGVQAVVVGADRVAANGDTANKIGTYQLAVAARHHGVPFYVAAPSSSCDPALPGGADIPIEERPGRELTHLQGLCLAAPGIDVWNPAFDVTPHDLITGGIVTEHGVFAPGELRQALGARGAAGGQ, from the exons ATGAGCCTGGAAGCCATCCGGTACCGCCGCGGCTCCCTCTCCATCCTCAACCAGCTCCTGCTGCCGGAGCAGCTCCGCTATGAGCCCGTGGACGGCGTGGAGCGCGCCTGGGAGGCCATCCGCGCCATGGAGGTGAGCGGGGGCCCGGGGCACCCCGAGggcggccccgagcccccccggggaCGGCCACCGAGCCGGCTGCGGCGCCCGCAggtgcggggagccccggccATCGCCCTGGTGGGGTGCCTGAGCCTGGCGCTGGAGCTggcggccggcgcggggccggcgggggacgTGGCGGCGCTGGAGGCCTTCGTGGGCGAGCGGCTGCGGTTCCTGCTGACGGCGCGGCCCACCGCCGTCAACCTGGGCTGCGAGGGCCAGCGGCTGCGGGACTTCGTGCGCCGGCAGGCCCAGAGCCCCGGCGTCAccgcggaggggctgcgggagag catcatCGAGCACATCGAGGGGCTGCTGGAGAAGGACCGGGAGGACAACCGGCGCATCGGGGCGCACGGGGCCCGGCACATCCTCCAGCGCGTCCCCGAGGGCGGCGTCACCCTCCTCACCCACTGCAACACCGGCACCCTGGCCACCGCCGGCTACGGCACCGCCCTGG gcatCGTGCGGGCGCTGCACGGGCAGGGCCGGCTGGCGCGGGTGTTCTGCACCGAGACCCGGCCCTACAACCAGGGCGGGCGGCTGACGGCCCTCGAGCTGCTGCACGAGCGCGTCCCCGCCACCCTCATCGCCgacagcgccgccgccgccgccatgcgGGACCGCGGCGTCCAGG ccGTGGTGGTGGGAGCCGACCGGGTGGCCGCCAACGGGGACACGGCCAACAAGATCGGCACCTACCAGCTGGCGGTGGCGGCGCGGCACCACGGCGTCCCCTTCTACGTGGCggcccccagctcctcctgcgacccggccctgcccggcggcgcCGACATCCCCATCgaggagcggccgggccgggagctCACCCACCTGCAGGGGCTGTGCCTGGCCGCGCCCG GTATCGACGTGTGGAACCCGGCCTTCGACGTCACGCCCCATGACCTCATCACGGGCGGCATCGTCACCGAGCACGGGGTCTTCGCCCCCGGGGAGCTGCGCCAGGCGCTGGGGGCGCGCGGCGCCGCGGGGGGGCAGTAA
- the YJU2B gene encoding putative splicing factor YJU2B, which produces MGERKGTNKYYPPDFDPAKHGSLNKYHHSHPLRERARKLSQGILVIRFEMPYNIWCDGCKNHIGMGVRYNAEKKKVGTYYTTPIYRFRMKCHLCVNYIEMQTDPAGCDYVIVSGARRKEERWDMRDNEQVLPTEREEKEKLETDAMFRLEHGVADRATLQRAVPTLASLQEAQSAWKDDFALNSRLRRHFREEKKTLREEEEEAAALQAKAGLSIPLVREAEEDRRLAALLKYHSPDSYEEKQRMKRTEISSRSWFPPAAGSRAGEALRKLGLGGRALRGRGGPPATPAGLGIVRRRCGEGPEGPAEPGGPERGETTPRSPPAPAGEPQGGAGAGTSPRVAPRAATTAPPTASLVADYSDSGSEAESA; this is translated from the exons ATG GGCGAGCGCAAAGGCACGAACAAGTACTACCCCCCCGACTTCGACCCGGCCAAG CATGGCTCCCTCAACAAGTACCACCACAGCCACCCGCTGCGGGAGCGGGCCCGCAAGCTGTCCCAGGGCATCCTCGTCATCAG gttcGAGATGCCCTATAACATCTGGTGCGACGGCTGCAAGAACCACATCGGGATGG GCGTCCGGTACAACGCGGAGAAGAAGAAGGTCGGCACCTACTACACGACGCCCATCTACAG GTTCCGGATGAAGTGCCACCTCTGCGTCAACTACATCGAGATGCAGACGGACCCGGCGGGCTGCGACTACGTCATCGTCAGCGGGGCCCGGCGCAAGGAGGAGCGCTGGGACATGCGGGATAACGAGCAGGTCCTGCCCACCG AgcgggaggagaaggagaagctggagaCGGACGCCATGTTCCGGCTGGAGCACGGCGTGGCCGACCGGGCGACGCTGCAGAGAGCCGTCCCCACGCTGGCCAGCCTGCAGGAGGCCCAGAGCGCCTGGAAGGACGACTTCGCCCTCAACAGCCGGCTCCGGCGGCACTTCAGG gaggagaagaagacgctgcgggaggaggaggaggaggcggcggcgctgcAGGCGAAGGCCGGCCTGAGCATCCCTCTGGTGCGGGAGGCGGAGGAGGACCGGCGCCTGGCCGCGCTGCTCAAGTACCACAGCCCCGACT cctacgaggagaagcagaggatgaAGCGGACGGAGATCTCCAGCCGCTCCTGGTTCCCCCCGGCCGCCGGCAGCAGAGCCGGCGAGGCCCTGCGGAAGCTGGGCCTGGGGGGGCgagcgctgcggggccgggggggcccccccgccacccccgccgGCCTGGGCATCGTCCGGCGCCGCTGCGGAGAAGGGCCCGAGGGGCCGGCGGAGCCgggggggccggagcggggcgagacgaccccccgcagcccccccgcgcccgccggcgaGCCGCAggggggggccggtgccgggaCGTCCCCCCGTGTCGCCCCCCGCGCTGCCACCACGGCCCCCCCCACCGCTTCCCTCGTCGCCGATTATTCCGACTCCGGCTCCGAGGCGGAGAGCGCCTGA